ATTTGTGTGGATGACAAAGGTGTATGGATTAAAGATTATCAACCCACTCAGCCATGTAAACCGGATTTCCAAAATGGTACTTGGATTATGCAGGCCTTTGAATGGGGCAAATATGTTGGTCGTGCAGACTTTGAGTTCAAAAATGGTGAATTAAAATTAGTGAATTATCAATTAATTCCAGTGAACTTGAAGAAAAAAGTGAAAAAAGAAGATGGCAAAACAGAATATGTGAATTATGCCGAAGAGATTCCACAAGATCCAGAAATGGAAAAACTTTTCAAATCTTACCAAGATAAAGGTGATGCTTTATTAAGCCAAAAAGTGGGGAAATTAAACGGTAAGTTAGAAGGTGATCGTACCATTATTCGTTTTGAACAAACTAACCTTGGTCACTTAATTGCAGAAGCACAACGTCAAAAAGCGAAAGCAGACATTGGTATCATGAACTCAGGTGGTATTCGTGATTCTATCCAAGAAGGTGATGTGACTTATAAAGACATTTTAAAAATCCATCCATTTGGTAATATTGTAAGTTATTTTGAATTAACCGGTAAAGAATTACTGGATTATTTAAATGTAGTGGCATTGAAAGAAGTGGATTCTGGTGCCTATGCACAATATTCAGGTATCAGCATGACAGTAAATCGTGCGGATAAGAAAGTTGAAAATGTGAAAATTCAAGGTAAACCATTGGATTTAAATAAAACTTACCGTATTTCTATACCAAGCTATAATGCTGCAGGTGGAGATGGTTATCCAGTTATGACCAAAAATCCAACTTTTGTTAACACAGGTTTTATTGATGCGGATGTTTTAAAAGAATTTTTTGAGAAAAATTCACCTATTAATGCGGAGAAATACATCCCTCACAATGAAGTAACCTTTAAATAAGGAATGAAATGGCATTAGATTTATCAGAAATTCGTCAGCAAATTACGCAAATTGATCGCAGCTTGTTAAAGCTGCTTTCAGAGCGTCATCGCCTGGCATATGATGTAGTGAGAAGCAAAGAAGTGACGCAAAAAGCATTGCGCGATTTAGAGCGTGAGCAACAGCTCTTACAAGAGCTTGTGCAATTTGCTGAAAGTCAAAATTATCAGCTTGAACCACAGTATATTACATCAGTCTTCCAAAAAATCATTGAAGATTCAGTGTTAACACAACAAGTGTATTTGCAGAAAAAACTCAATGAGCAACGAGAAGAAACGTTACATATCGCTTTTTTAGGCAAGCGTGGTTCTTACTCTAATTTGGCTGCGCGTAACTATGCGGCTCGTTATCATCAACAATTTGCTGAAATCAGTTGCGATTCTTTTGCTCAAATTTTTGAAAAAGTTGAGAGCGGAGAAGCTGATTATGGTGTACTTCCTTTAGAAAACACCACATCTGGTGCAATTAATGAAGTTTATGATTTGCTTCAACATACCACCTTATCTTTGGTGGGCGAGTTGGCTTATCCTATCAAGCACTGTGTTTTAGTGAATGAGCAGGATGATTTAAGCAAAATTGATACACTTTATAGCCATCCACAGGTGATTCAGCAGTGTAGTCAATTTATTCAAAGTCTTGAGCGTGTACATATTGAGTACTGCGAAAGTAGCTCTCATGCAATGCAGCTTGTGGCAAGCTTGAATAAACCGAATATTGCGGCATTAGGTAATGAAGATGGCGGCAAGCTTTACGGCTTACATGTGTTAAAACATAATATTGCTAACCAAGAGAATAATATTACTCGTTTTATTGTGGTAGCCAAGCAAGTTCGTGAAGTTTCACCGCAAATTCACACGAAAACTTTATTGTTGATGACAACATCGCAACAAGCGGGTTCTTTGGTGGATGCCTTACTTGTATTTAAAAAGCATGGTATCAATATGACGAAGCTTGAATCTCGTCCTATTTATGGCAAACCTTGGGAAGAAATGTTCTATTTAGAAATTGAAGGAAATATTCATCATCCTGATACCCAGATTGCCTTGGAAGAGCTTAAGCAATTCAGTAATTATCTGAAAGTGCTTGGTTGTTATCCAAGTGAAATTGTGAAGCCTGCGAAGGTATAACGAAAATAAAAAAAGAGCGGTCGCTTTAAAACAACGTTAAAATCGACCGCTCTTTTTATCGGGAATTCTTAGGCTTTTTTCAAGAACTCTGACTTTAACATGATTTTGCCACAATCGACGTTGTGATCACCGTTGACTAAACGGATGTTTTTGAATTTAGTGCCTTTCTTTAACACTTCAGATGAACCTTTTAATTTCAAATCTTTAATTAAAAGTACATCATCACCATCGGCTAATAAATTACCGTTGCTGTCTTTAACAATTAGTTGATCTTCATCGGCTTCAACTGTTTCGTTACCATTCCACTCATTGCCACAATCAGGACAAACAAAATTTACAGAGTCATGATAAACATATTCGCCTTTACATTTTGGGCAAGCTGGCATTTGATCCATTTCTTTTTCCTTCTTTATCTGATTTAAGCAAAGTATAATGCGCACGGAGTATAACAAAAAAGTGACTATTCACCAAAAAATGGGCAATTTCACGGAATTTATGAGGTATTTATGAAAAAAATTATGCTTTTGAGTGCAGTGATGGGAAGTTTAATTTCAGTCAATGTATTCGCACACAATATTCAACCTAATCAGCTTTTAGCGAACGTAACGGTTTTGGATAAAGGTGAAATCACTTTAAATGGAAATGATGTGTCTTATAAATCATGGAGCTCAACGGCGTTGCCAGGCAAAGTTCGAGTGATTCAGCATATTGCAGGCAGAAGTGCGGCAAAAGAGAAAAATCAAGCGATGATTGAAGCCATTAAAGCTGCTCATTTTAACCAAGCTAAATATCAAACCACGACGATTATTAATGCTGATGATGCTGTTGTGGGCACGGGCATGTTTGTGAAAAGTAGCGCAGAAAAAGGCAAAAAAGAAAATGCCCACAGCCAAGTGATTTTAGATGATAAAAGTGCGGTCAAAAATGCATGGGGATTACGTGAAAAAGACAGCGTGATTATTTTGCTTGATAAAACCGGCAAAGTGCAATTTGTGAAAGAAGGTAAATTGACGGATGATGAAATCAAAGAAGTCATTTCTCGTGCAACAGCGTTAATGGCGAAGTAATAGAGTAATAAGCGGAAGTGGTCTTCCGCTTTTTTATCCCTTGAAATCCTTCATTAACTTTCTCAATGTATTGCAGTTTCGTTGAAATTTACGACAATGTGTACAAATGGAAAGATGCAGATTGAGCCCAATTTTTTCTTTGATCATTAATTGTCGTTCTTGGGCATCTGAAATAAGGCGAGTCGCTTGACGACATTTCATAAAGTCACTCCTTAAAGTTTATGAGATAAGCAGTTTTGAAGTTGTAAGCGGGCACGATAGAGTGTCGTGTGCAAGTTACTTATGCTTAGTTGATTTTCTTGGCAAATTTCTTCAGAAGATAATTCCAAAAACTCTCTCATCATAAAAATCTTGGCTTGTTTGGCAGGTAGGCAAGTTAAACAAGTTTCAAAAATCAGCCAAAACTCTTCGGAATAGACCGCACTTTCGCTCTGTTCAAGATCAAGCGGGGAATGTTCAGCTTTCCAGTGCCCTCCTTCATCAAAGAAATGATTCGTTTGTTCTTCATCTTCGATTTCGGTTTCTAGTACAAATTTGCCTTTCTGACGAAGAAAATCGATGATTTTATTTTTTAAGATAGCAAAGACCCACGTTTTAAATGCGGCTTGTCGCTTAAAGTGCTCGAGATTGTTAAATGCACTCAAAAAACTTTCTTGAACCAAATCTTCAGCTAATACAGGATTACTCACCTGTAATGTGGCAAACTTCAGCATTTGCTCTCTAATTTGTATCAGTTCTTTATCGGAAATTCCGGTTTCCATATTTTTTCCTTGGAAAATGTGTAAGAAATAGGTTCTCATTCGTCTAATGATAATGAAAGGAAAAGACCTTTCTAGATCATGCTAATTATTCACAAATTAAGGAAGATTTAAAATGAAAAATATTACTGTAAAAACAACCTTTACTGCTATTGCTGCACTTTTCTTTGCAACCAGTCTTTTATGCGATAGATATGAAATCCAATGAGATGTCAATGACAAAAGCTCTCATGCCTATGACCAAAGAGTCGATCCGATGCAAAATGATAAAATGGCGGTATTATGTAGCAGTTGCACAAAGGTTTAACCGATTAAAAACCTTAAAATTCCTATTGAAATTTTAACTCAATAGGGATGTAGTGATCAGCTAATTCAACAGTTCCCGATAGGTTGTTTTTGTTAAAACAGGTGGCAAACCTTGATTGTAACGATGTGGGCGAACAAAATTGTAATACATCACATAAACTCTCACATCGTCCATCGCTTGCCCCAAGGTTATATAGTCGCTCTCTTGCATCCATTCATATTTAAAGCTACGAAACCAACTCTCCATTGGGGCATTATCCCAACAGTTACCTTGGCGACTCATACTTTGGGATAAAGCACTTCAGCATTAATCCAATTCACCCAAGTGTTTTCCAATAATGGAATTAAGGGGGTGCTATCTTCAACTACAGTATTTAAGGCAGATAATATCTCTTCTAAGGACGAAGGTTGTTCTTGTATATAACTTAATAGCCAAAAGTC
This is a stretch of genomic DNA from Haemophilus parainfluenzae. It encodes these proteins:
- the ushA gene encoding bifunctional UDP-sugar hydrolase/5'-nucleotidase UshA, which gives rise to MKKLFTMLPLVLATSVAMAYEQDKTYQFTILHTNDTHGHFWPNAKGEYGFPAHKTIVNRVKAEVEQKGGSLVLLNAGDFNTGVPESDMQTAEPDIKAMNAIGYEATVLGNHEFDNPLQILDMQEKWANFPFLSANVINTKTGKTLVKPYTILNKQDLKIAVVGLTTEDTAKLGNPEYLHNVKFEDPTTVAKATLKALNEKVKPDVKIALTHMGYYYDAKHGSNAPGDVSLARNLDKGAFDMIIGGHSHDPICVDDKGVWIKDYQPTQPCKPDFQNGTWIMQAFEWGKYVGRADFEFKNGELKLVNYQLIPVNLKKKVKKEDGKTEYVNYAEEIPQDPEMEKLFKSYQDKGDALLSQKVGKLNGKLEGDRTIIRFEQTNLGHLIAEAQRQKAKADIGIMNSGGIRDSIQEGDVTYKDILKIHPFGNIVSYFELTGKELLDYLNVVALKEVDSGAYAQYSGISMTVNRADKKVENVKIQGKPLDLNKTYRISIPSYNAAGGDGYPVMTKNPTFVNTGFIDADVLKEFFEKNSPINAEKYIPHNEVTFK
- the pheA gene encoding prephenate dehydratase; amino-acid sequence: MALDLSEIRQQITQIDRSLLKLLSERHRLAYDVVRSKEVTQKALRDLEREQQLLQELVQFAESQNYQLEPQYITSVFQKIIEDSVLTQQVYLQKKLNEQREETLHIAFLGKRGSYSNLAARNYAARYHQQFAEISCDSFAQIFEKVESGEADYGVLPLENTTSGAINEVYDLLQHTTLSLVGELAYPIKHCVLVNEQDDLSKIDTLYSHPQVIQQCSQFIQSLERVHIEYCESSSHAMQLVASLNKPNIAALGNEDGGKLYGLHVLKHNIANQENNITRFIVVAKQVREVSPQIHTKTLLLMTTSQQAGSLVDALLVFKKHGINMTKLESRPIYGKPWEEMFYLEIEGNIHHPDTQIALEELKQFSNYLKVLGCYPSEIVKPAKV
- a CDS encoding zinc ribbon domain-containing protein YjdM, yielding MDQMPACPKCKGEYVYHDSVNFVCPDCGNEWNGNETVEADEDQLIVKDSNGNLLADGDDVLLIKDLKLKGSSEVLKKGTKFKNIRLVNGDHNVDCGKIMLKSEFLKKA
- a CDS encoding YtfJ family protein; this translates as MKKIMLLSAVMGSLISVNVFAHNIQPNQLLANVTVLDKGEITLNGNDVSYKSWSSTALPGKVRVIQHIAGRSAAKEKNQAMIEAIKAAHFNQAKYQTTTIINADDAVVGTGMFVKSSAEKGKKENAHSQVILDDKSAVKNAWGLREKDSVIILLDKTGKVQFVKEGKLTDDEIKEVISRATALMAK
- a CDS encoding zf-HC2 domain-containing protein, with protein sequence MKCRQATRLISDAQERQLMIKEKIGLNLHLSICTHCRKFQRNCNTLRKLMKDFKG
- a CDS encoding sigma-70 family RNA polymerase sigma factor, whose amino-acid sequence is METGISDKELIQIREQMLKFATLQVSNPVLAEDLVQESFLSAFNNLEHFKRQAAFKTWVFAILKNKIIDFLRQKGKFVLETEIEDEEQTNHFFDEGGHWKAEHSPLDLEQSESAVYSEEFWLIFETCLTCLPAKQAKIFMMREFLELSSEEICQENQLSISNLHTTLYRARLQLQNCLSHKL